The Streptomyces sp. NL15-2K genome contains a region encoding:
- a CDS encoding hemolysin family protein, with amino-acid sequence MSPTLVSGAIALVVVAWLAACAEAGLARVSSFRAEEAVRTGRRGSAKLARVAADPTRYLNVALLVRVACEMAAAALITYACLQEFAGTTEALLVAIGVMVLVSYVAVGVSPRTIGRQHPLNTATAAAYILVPLARVMGPIPSLLILIGNALTPGKGFRRGPFASEAELRALVDLAEAESLIEDDERRMVHSVFELGDTLVREVMVPRTDLVVIERYKTIRQALTLALRSGFSRIPVTGESEDDIVGIVYLKDLVRKTHISREAESELVSTAMRPAAFVPDTKNAGDLLREMQQDRNHVAVVIDEYGGTAGIVTIEDILEEIVGEITDEYDRELPPVEDLGDDRYRVTARLDITDLGELYGLEEYDDEDVETVGGLLAKALGRVPIAGASSAVDLPDGRELRLTAEAAAGRRNKIVTVLVEPVGPLDPPEDEEKEPE; translated from the coding sequence ATGAGCCCCACCCTCGTCTCCGGCGCGATCGCCCTGGTCGTCGTGGCGTGGCTCGCCGCCTGCGCGGAGGCGGGCCTCGCGCGCGTCTCCAGCTTCCGCGCCGAGGAGGCCGTACGCACCGGCCGCCGGGGCAGCGCCAAGCTCGCCCGGGTCGCCGCCGACCCCACCCGCTACCTCAACGTGGCGCTGCTGGTCCGCGTCGCCTGCGAGATGGCCGCGGCCGCCCTCATCACCTACGCCTGCCTCCAGGAGTTCGCCGGCACCACCGAGGCCCTCCTGGTCGCGATCGGCGTCATGGTCCTGGTGTCGTACGTCGCGGTCGGTGTCTCCCCGCGCACCATCGGCCGCCAGCACCCGCTGAACACGGCGACGGCGGCCGCGTACATCCTGGTGCCGCTGGCCCGCGTCATGGGCCCGATCCCCTCCCTCCTCATCCTCATCGGCAACGCGCTCACCCCCGGCAAGGGCTTCCGCCGCGGCCCCTTCGCCTCCGAGGCGGAGCTGCGCGCGCTGGTCGACCTCGCCGAGGCCGAGTCCCTGATCGAGGACGACGAGCGCCGCATGGTGCACTCGGTCTTCGAGCTGGGCGACACCCTCGTCCGGGAGGTGATGGTCCCGAGGACCGACCTCGTCGTCATCGAGCGCTACAAGACCATCCGCCAGGCCCTCACCCTCGCCCTGCGCTCCGGCTTCTCCCGCATCCCGGTGACCGGTGAGAGCGAGGACGACATCGTCGGGATCGTGTACCTGAAGGATCTGGTCCGCAAGACGCACATCAGCCGGGAAGCGGAGAGCGAACTGGTCTCCACGGCCATGCGCCCGGCGGCCTTCGTCCCCGACACCAAGAACGCCGGCGACCTGCTGCGCGAGATGCAGCAGGACCGCAACCACGTGGCTGTCGTCATCGACGAGTACGGCGGCACGGCCGGCATCGTCACCATCGAGGACATCCTCGAGGAGATCGTCGGCGAGATCACCGACGAGTACGACCGTGAGCTGCCGCCCGTGGAGGACCTCGGCGACGACCGCTACCGCGTCACCGCCCGCCTCGACATCACCGACCTCGGCGAGCTGTACGGCCTGGAGGAGTACGACGACGAGGACGTGGAGACGGTCGGCGGCCTGCTCGCCAAGGCCCTGGGCCGGGTCCCCATCGCCGGCGCCTCGTCGGCGGTCGACCTCCCCGACGGCCGCGAGCTGCGTCTGACTGCGGAGGCCGCGGCGGGCCGCCGGAACAAGATCGTGACGGTGCTGGTGGAGCCGGTGGGCCCGCTGGATCCGCCGGAGGACGAGGAGAAGGAGCCGGAGTGA
- a CDS encoding MmcQ/YjbR family DNA-binding protein has product MTPQELRAFCLSFNAVVEDFPFDPETSVFKVRGKLFALTNLDARPLTVNLKCDPDDAIRLRGEHPGQIIPGWHMNKRHWNTVTADGDLPDRLVRELIEDSYDLVVAGLPRAERLRLDRS; this is encoded by the coding sequence GTGACCCCGCAGGAGCTGCGCGCGTTCTGCCTGTCCTTCAACGCGGTCGTGGAGGACTTCCCGTTCGACCCGGAGACCTCGGTCTTCAAGGTCCGGGGCAAGCTCTTCGCCCTCACGAACCTGGACGCCCGCCCGCTCACGGTCAACCTCAAGTGCGACCCGGACGACGCGATCCGCCTGCGCGGCGAGCACCCCGGCCAGATCATCCCCGGCTGGCACATGAACAAGCGCCACTGGAACACGGTGACGGCCGACGGCGACCTCCCGGACCGGCTGGTCCGCGAGCTCATCGAGGACTCGTACGACCTGGTGGTGGCGGGCCTGCCGAGGGCCGAGCGGCTCCGCCTCGACCGCTCGTGA
- a CDS encoding MFS transporter: MAIDTDPTTSASPSLDTPRLSTRDKLVLFVLCAAQFMVALDFSVLNVALPVLGADLGMSQSALQWAVTAFALPSGGFLLLFGRMGDLYGRRLLFLTGLALFGAASLLATFAWDPASFLAGRALQGLGAAAIVPTGMSLLTTTFPEGPARDRALGISGTLLSLGFTVGMVAGGVLTDVLGWRSTMGLLTLFALLVLPLAPALLPESRTPERPRLDVPGAITVTGGLLSLIYALSTAADHGFGRTDVIVTLVAGVLLLAAFVAVESRTAAPLVSLPMLRRRTVAWGNLGGLVTFSMMSTVVFVLTLYLQEVLGLSAFETGLVFGVQGVLSAVAGSYAAKVIGRFGARRTLVASLTGQGALIATLLALDEGGWSVWLATAAVSLASMCHLGAIISYGLTVTSGVPDEEQGLATGLVTSTQQVGITIGIPLLGVLATTSSDLMSGVHTVLALDAAIVLAAAVLVGVGLRTGRGTRA; this comes from the coding sequence ATGGCGATCGACACCGACCCCACCACTTCCGCAAGTCCCTCGCTCGACACCCCCCGGCTGTCGACGCGCGACAAGCTCGTCCTCTTCGTGCTGTGCGCGGCCCAGTTCATGGTCGCGCTCGACTTCTCCGTCCTGAACGTCGCCCTGCCCGTCCTCGGCGCGGACCTCGGCATGAGCCAGTCCGCCCTGCAGTGGGCGGTCACGGCGTTCGCGCTGCCGTCCGGCGGCTTCCTGCTCCTCTTCGGCCGCATGGGCGACCTGTACGGCCGTCGCCTGCTGTTCCTGACGGGCCTGGCCCTGTTCGGCGCGGCCTCGCTGCTGGCGACGTTCGCCTGGGACCCGGCGTCGTTCCTCGCCGGACGCGCGCTGCAAGGCCTCGGCGCGGCGGCGATCGTACCCACCGGCATGTCCCTGCTGACCACTACCTTCCCCGAGGGTCCCGCCCGCGACCGCGCGCTCGGCATCTCGGGCACCCTCCTCTCCCTCGGCTTCACCGTCGGCATGGTGGCCGGCGGTGTCCTCACCGACGTGCTCGGCTGGCGCTCCACGATGGGCCTTCTCACGCTGTTCGCCCTGCTCGTGCTGCCCCTCGCACCGGCGTTGCTGCCGGAGTCCCGCACTCCTGAGCGCCCGCGCCTGGACGTGCCCGGCGCCATCACGGTCACCGGCGGGCTGCTCTCGCTGATCTACGCCCTGTCGACGGCCGCCGACCACGGTTTCGGCCGTACGGACGTCATCGTGACGCTGGTCGCGGGCGTGCTGCTCCTCGCCGCCTTCGTCGCCGTCGAGTCCCGTACGGCGGCGCCCCTGGTCTCCCTGCCCATGTTGCGCCGCCGCACGGTGGCGTGGGGCAACCTGGGCGGTCTGGTCACCTTCTCGATGATGTCGACGGTCGTGTTCGTGCTGACCCTCTACCTCCAGGAGGTCCTGGGCCTGTCCGCCTTCGAGACGGGGCTCGTCTTCGGCGTCCAGGGCGTGCTGTCGGCGGTGGCGGGCTCGTACGCCGCGAAGGTCATCGGCCGCTTCGGTGCCCGCCGTACGCTCGTCGCCTCTCTCACCGGCCAGGGCGCCCTGATCGCGACCCTGCTGGCCCTCGACGAGGGCGGCTGGTCGGTGTGGCTGGCCACGGCCGCCGTCTCGCTGGCGAGCATGTGCCACCTGGGCGCGATCATCTCGTACGGCCTGACGGTCACCTCCGGCGTCCCGGACGAGGAGCAGGGCCTGGCCACCGGCCTGGTCACCTCGACCCAGCAGGTGGGGATCACCATCGGCATCCCGCTCCTCGGCGTGCTGGCCACCACGTCCTCGGACCTGATGTCCGGCGTCCACACGGTGCTGGCCCTCGACGCGGCGATCGTCCTGGCGGCGGCGGTACTGGTCGGCGTGGGACTGCGCACCGGCCGCGGGACCCGGGCCTGA
- a CDS encoding helix-turn-helix transcriptional regulator: MVETDAGKAHRLRELREFLMSRRARVSPAEAGLPDGGARRRTPGLRREEVAVLAGVGASWYQWLEQGRDISVSPQVLDSVARVLRLRNAERRHLYVLAGLNPPVPEVEPEKQHMCEGLRRLIDAWMPYPAHIMDMYYNCVLYNDAAAAVLGMRPDTTQNCIVDFFTDPLYRSRSKSWERNARTVVAQFRAACSAYPDDEGYQAVLTDLKAASTEFSELWERRDIEDAGQIRKELDHPLVGLLCVESTAMKLPARPDLTVVLHTPLDEANTAAKLEWLASAEGRRGAMYPVAG, translated from the coding sequence GTGGTCGAGACGGACGCGGGCAAGGCGCACCGGCTACGCGAGCTGCGCGAGTTCCTGATGAGCCGGCGGGCCCGGGTCTCCCCGGCCGAGGCGGGGCTGCCGGACGGCGGGGCCCGGCGCCGGACGCCCGGGCTGCGGCGCGAGGAGGTCGCCGTGCTCGCCGGGGTGGGCGCCTCCTGGTACCAGTGGCTGGAGCAGGGGCGGGACATCTCCGTCTCCCCGCAGGTCCTCGACTCGGTCGCGCGCGTCCTGCGGCTGCGCAACGCCGAGCGGCGGCATCTGTACGTCCTCGCCGGGCTGAATCCGCCCGTGCCCGAGGTCGAGCCCGAGAAGCAGCACATGTGCGAGGGGCTGCGGCGGCTGATCGACGCGTGGATGCCGTATCCGGCCCACATCATGGACATGTACTACAACTGCGTGCTGTACAACGACGCCGCCGCGGCGGTGCTCGGGATGCGGCCCGACACCACGCAGAACTGCATCGTCGACTTCTTCACCGATCCGCTGTACCGGTCGCGTTCCAAGAGCTGGGAGCGCAACGCGCGCACGGTCGTCGCCCAGTTCCGGGCCGCGTGCTCGGCGTACCCCGACGACGAGGGCTACCAGGCCGTGCTGACGGACCTGAAGGCCGCCAGTACCGAGTTCTCCGAGCTGTGGGAGCGGCGGGACATCGAGGACGCCGGGCAGATCCGCAAGGAGCTCGACCATCCGCTGGTCGGGCTGTTGTGCGTGGAATCGACGGCGATGAAGCTGCCGGCGCGGCCCGACCTCACGGTGGTGCTGCACACGCCGCTGGACGAGGCGAACACGGCGGCGAAGCTGGAGTGGCTGGCGTCGGCGGAGGGGCGGCGCGGGGCGATGTACCCCGTGGCGGGGTGA
- a CDS encoding cytidine deaminase, with amino-acid sequence MTDSALDPEDRKIVTLARSARARNGVPEGAAVRDETGRTYVAGTVALESLRLSALRTAVAMAVASGAKSLEAAAVVTEAEGVSAEDRAAVRDLGGPETPVLLASPDGTVRLTVSAG; translated from the coding sequence ATGACCGACAGTGCGCTTGACCCCGAGGACCGCAAGATCGTCACCCTGGCCCGTTCGGCGCGGGCCCGTAACGGTGTGCCCGAGGGGGCGGCCGTGCGGGACGAGACGGGCCGTACGTATGTCGCCGGAACCGTCGCCCTCGAGTCGCTGCGGCTGAGCGCGCTGCGTACGGCGGTGGCGATGGCGGTGGCTTCGGGAGCGAAGTCGTTGGAGGCGGCGGCGGTGGTGACCGAGGCGGAGGGGGTTTCGGCCGAGGACCGGGCTGCCGTACGGGATCTCGGAGGGCCGGAAACTCCTGTGCTGCTGGCTTCGCCGGACGGGACTGTCCGACTGACGGTCTCGGCGGGCTGA
- a CDS encoding PfkB family carbohydrate kinase — MIASTASLGEDHRNRPQVDPLAALRRPDDPPWDVYLTGTVFLDIVFTGLDSAPVRGTESWARGMGSSPGGVANMATALARLGLRTSLAAAFGDDHYGDYCWDALETGEGIDLEPSRTVPGWHSPVTVSMAYEGERTMVSHGHEPPPEEPAPDCPPRARAAIASLTPGTRAPWIAQAASKGARVFADVGWDDTGAWDLASLADLAHCEAFLPNADEAMRYTGATCPRAAAHALTEHVPLAVVTLGADGAYAVDRRTGESAEVPAIAVEALDPTGAGDVFVAGFVTGTLAGWPLADRLAFAGLTAALSVQEFGGSLSAPGWSEIGAWWRKVQSLDRQDPAALRRYAFLAGLVPEEGAARPWPLRRAVPTIGFRRSA; from the coding sequence GTGATCGCGTCCACCGCATCCCTCGGAGAGGACCACCGCAACCGGCCCCAGGTCGACCCGCTGGCCGCCCTGCGCAGGCCGGACGATCCGCCGTGGGACGTGTATCTGACGGGCACGGTCTTCCTCGACATCGTCTTCACCGGGCTCGACTCCGCCCCGGTGCGCGGGACCGAGTCCTGGGCGCGCGGGATGGGGTCGAGCCCCGGCGGCGTGGCCAACATGGCGACCGCGCTGGCACGGCTCGGCCTGAGGACCTCGTTGGCGGCCGCGTTCGGCGACGACCACTACGGCGACTACTGCTGGGACGCGCTGGAAACCGGCGAGGGCATCGATCTCGAGCCGTCCCGCACGGTCCCCGGCTGGCACTCCCCGGTCACCGTCTCCATGGCGTACGAGGGCGAGCGCACGATGGTCTCGCACGGCCACGAGCCGCCCCCGGAGGAGCCCGCGCCCGACTGCCCCCCACGCGCGCGTGCCGCCATCGCCTCCCTCACGCCCGGCACCCGCGCCCCTTGGATCGCCCAGGCCGCGAGCAAGGGCGCCCGCGTCTTCGCCGACGTCGGCTGGGACGACACCGGGGCGTGGGACCTGGCGAGCCTGGCCGACCTCGCCCACTGCGAGGCGTTCCTGCCCAACGCGGACGAGGCGATGCGCTACACGGGCGCGACCTGCCCGCGCGCCGCCGCACACGCGCTCACCGAGCACGTACCGCTCGCGGTCGTCACCCTCGGCGCGGACGGCGCGTACGCGGTGGACCGGCGGACCGGCGAGAGCGCCGAGGTACCGGCCATCGCCGTCGAGGCCCTCGACCCGACCGGCGCGGGGGACGTCTTCGTGGCGGGCTTCGTCACCGGCACGCTGGCCGGCTGGCCGCTGGCCGACCGCCTGGCCTTCGCGGGCCTGACGGCCGCGCTCTCCGTCCAGGAATTCGGGGGGTCGCTGTCGGCGCCGGGCTGGTCCGAGATCGGGGCGTGGTGGCGCAAGGTCCAGTCGCTCGACCGGCAGGATCCGGCGGCCCTGAGACGGTACGCGTTCCTGGCGGGCCTGGTGCCGGAGGAGGGAGCGGCACGGCCGTGGCCGCTCAGGCGGGCGGTGCCGACGATCGGGTTCCGCAGGTCGGCGTGA
- a CDS encoding glucarate dehydratase family protein: MNLAITDVRLTPILVADPPLLNTQGVHQPYTPRLIVEVVTAEGVTGVGETYGDTKYLELARPFAEKLKGRQVSDLNGLFRIADEVSVDDSRVVGQVDVGGLRGVQTADKLRLSVASAFEVACLDALGKALGLPVHALLGGKVRDAVEYSAYLFYKWAGHPQGVAAEKDDWGAAVDPAGVVEQARKFTERYGFTSFKLKGGVFPPEEEIAAVRALAEAFPGHPLRLDPNGAWSVETSLKVAKELGDVLEYLEDPALGVHAMAEVAAGTDVPLATNMCVTTFAEIKEAFTRDAVQVVLSDHHYWGGLRNTQQLAAICRTFGVGVSMHSNTHLGISLAAMTHVASTVPNLHHACDSHYPWQSEDVLTERLTFDDGKVTVSDAPGLGVELDRDQLEFLHRRWLDDDGSLRERDDAAAMRVAEPEWVAPSVPRW; encoded by the coding sequence GTGAACCTCGCCATTACAGACGTACGGCTGACCCCGATCCTCGTCGCCGACCCGCCGCTGCTGAACACGCAGGGCGTCCACCAGCCGTACACGCCCCGGCTGATCGTGGAGGTCGTGACGGCGGAGGGGGTCACGGGGGTTGGAGAGACGTACGGCGACACCAAGTACCTGGAGCTGGCACGGCCGTTCGCCGAGAAGCTGAAAGGGCGTCAAGTCAGTGATCTGAACGGCCTGTTCCGCATCGCCGACGAGGTTTCCGTCGACGACTCCCGTGTCGTGGGCCAGGTCGACGTCGGCGGGCTGCGCGGTGTCCAGACCGCCGACAAGCTGCGGCTGTCCGTCGCCTCCGCCTTCGAGGTCGCCTGCCTCGACGCCCTCGGCAAGGCGCTCGGCCTGCCCGTGCACGCGCTGCTCGGCGGCAAGGTGCGGGACGCGGTCGAGTACAGCGCGTACCTGTTCTACAAGTGGGCCGGCCATCCCCAGGGCGTGGCGGCGGAGAAGGACGACTGGGGCGCCGCCGTCGACCCGGCCGGGGTCGTCGAACAGGCGCGCAAGTTCACCGAGCGGTACGGGTTCACCTCCTTCAAGCTGAAGGGCGGTGTCTTCCCGCCGGAGGAGGAGATCGCGGCCGTACGGGCCCTGGCCGAGGCGTTCCCCGGGCATCCGTTGCGGCTGGACCCCAACGGGGCGTGGAGTGTGGAGACTTCGCTGAAGGTGGCCAAGGAGCTCGGGGACGTCCTCGAGTACCTGGAGGACCCGGCGCTCGGCGTCCACGCCATGGCCGAGGTGGCCGCCGGCACCGACGTGCCGCTCGCCACCAACATGTGCGTGACGACCTTCGCCGAGATCAAGGAGGCGTTCACGCGCGATGCCGTCCAGGTGGTGCTCTCCGACCACCACTACTGGGGCGGGCTGCGCAACACGCAGCAACTGGCCGCCATCTGCCGCACCTTCGGTGTCGGGGTGTCCATGCACTCCAACACCCACCTGGGGATCAGCCTGGCCGCGATGACCCACGTCGCGTCCACCGTGCCGAACCTCCACCACGCCTGCGACTCCCACTACCCCTGGCAGTCGGAGGACGTGCTCACCGAACGGCTGACCTTCGACGACGGCAAGGTCACCGTCTCCGACGCGCCCGGCCTCGGCGTCGAACTCGACCGTGACCAGCTGGAGTTCCTGCACCGGCGGTGGCTCGACGACGACGGTTCGCTGCGCGAGCGCGACGACGCGGCGGCGATGCGGGTCGCCGAGCCGGAGTGGGTCGCGCCGTCGGTGCCTCGCTGGTAG
- a CDS encoding IclR family transcriptional regulator, with amino-acid sequence MSETGGVREVKSAARTVELLELLAARGDRPARLQELADELGVPRSSMYALLQTLISRGWVRTDVTGSLYGIGIHALLTGTSYLDSDPRVRVVRPYLDEASQALGETIHMGRLDGRDVAYLATRESHEYLRTISRVGRRLPAHVGALGKALLAERDDAELPAGPYEALTPHSHTSRESLVADLTEVRARGYSVDREEGVLGIVGFGFALRYDTPAQDAISCSVPVARLTPGHEGRIVAVMREIRGKIEATVAPGGGTVHWR; translated from the coding sequence ATGTCAGAGACAGGCGGCGTCCGCGAGGTGAAGTCGGCGGCACGCACGGTCGAGCTGCTGGAGCTGCTGGCCGCGCGCGGCGACCGTCCGGCACGATTGCAGGAGCTCGCGGACGAGCTGGGCGTGCCGCGCAGCTCGATGTACGCGCTGTTGCAGACCCTGATCTCGCGCGGCTGGGTTCGCACGGACGTCACCGGCTCGCTGTACGGCATCGGCATCCACGCCCTGCTCACCGGCACGAGCTACCTCGACTCCGACCCGCGCGTGCGCGTCGTACGGCCGTATCTCGACGAGGCGTCCCAGGCGCTGGGCGAGACGATCCACATGGGACGCCTCGACGGCCGGGACGTGGCGTATCTGGCGACGCGGGAGTCGCACGAGTACCTGAGGACGATCAGCCGGGTCGGGCGGCGGCTGCCGGCCCACGTGGGCGCGCTGGGCAAGGCGCTGCTGGCCGAGCGGGACGACGCCGAGTTGCCCGCGGGGCCGTACGAGGCGCTGACTCCCCACTCGCACACGAGCCGGGAGTCACTGGTGGCGGATCTGACGGAGGTGCGCGCGCGGGGCTACTCCGTCGACCGCGAGGAGGGCGTGCTCGGGATCGTCGGCTTCGGCTTCGCGTTGCGGTACGACACGCCTGCGCAGGACGCGATCAGCTGCTCGGTGCCGGTGGCTCGGCTGACGCCGGGGCATGAGGGGCGGATTGTCGCGGTGATGCGGGAGATCAGGGGGAAGATCGAGGCGACGGTCGCTCCGGGGGGCGGAACGGTGCATTGGCGGTAG
- a CDS encoding adenosine deaminase, which translates to MPIPKAELHLHIEGTLEPELAFELAARNGVELPYAGTDELRKAYQFEDLQSFLNLYYELMAVLRTERDFEDLANAYLARAAAQGVRHAEIFFDPQAHLARGVGMGTVVEGLWRALGNSEAAHGVSTELIMCFLRDESAASAMETLQAARPHLDRIVGVGLDSAEVGHPPVKFREVYEAAAALGLRRVAHAGEEGPPEYITEALDVLGVERIDHGLRCMEDEALVARLVRDRVPLTVCPLSNVRLRAVDVLTDHPLPAMLDAGLLCTVNSDDPAYFGGYAGDNFDAVRVALGLGEERLRELARNSFVAAFLEHDEERRGRYLAEVEAYEFG; encoded by the coding sequence ATGCCCATCCCCAAAGCAGAACTGCACCTCCATATCGAAGGCACGCTGGAGCCGGAGCTGGCCTTCGAGCTGGCCGCCCGCAACGGCGTCGAGCTGCCGTACGCCGGCACCGACGAGCTGCGCAAGGCGTACCAGTTCGAGGACCTCCAGTCCTTCCTGAACCTGTACTACGAGCTCATGGCCGTGCTGCGCACCGAGCGGGACTTCGAGGACCTCGCGAACGCCTACCTCGCCCGCGCCGCCGCGCAGGGCGTCCGGCACGCGGAGATCTTCTTCGACCCGCAGGCCCACCTCGCGCGGGGCGTCGGCATGGGCACGGTCGTGGAAGGGCTGTGGCGGGCACTGGGGAACAGCGAGGCCGCGCACGGCGTCTCCACCGAGCTGATCATGTGCTTCCTGCGCGACGAGTCCGCCGCCTCGGCCATGGAGACCCTTCAGGCGGCCCGGCCCCACCTCGACCGGATCGTCGGCGTCGGCCTCGACTCGGCCGAGGTCGGGCACCCGCCGGTGAAGTTCCGCGAGGTGTACGAGGCCGCCGCCGCCCTGGGCCTGCGGCGCGTGGCGCACGCCGGAGAGGAGGGGCCGCCGGAGTACATCACCGAGGCCCTGGACGTGCTCGGCGTCGAGCGGATCGACCACGGGCTGCGCTGCATGGAGGACGAGGCGCTGGTCGCCCGCCTGGTCCGGGACCGGGTCCCGCTGACCGTGTGCCCGCTGTCCAACGTCCGGCTCCGGGCCGTCGACGTCCTGACCGACCACCCGCTGCCGGCCATGCTCGACGCGGGCCTGCTGTGCACGGTCAACTCCGATGACCCGGCCTACTTCGGGGGCTACGCGGGTGACAACTTCGACGCGGTACGCGTGGCGCTGGGCCTGGGCGAGGAGCGGTTGCGTGAGCTGGCCCGCAATTCCTTCGTCGCGGCCTTCCTGGAGCATGACGAGGAGCGGCGGGGGAGGTACCTCGCCGAGGTGGAGGCGTACGAGTTCGGGTAG
- a CDS encoding ribonuclease Z — protein MSVRELVVLGTASQVPTRHRNHNGYLLRWDGEGILFDPGEGTQRQMLRAGVAAHDLNRICVTHFHGDHSLGLAGVIQRINLDKVPHEVTAHYPRSGQRFFNRLRYATAYRETVELVEAPVASDGVIAETGGYTLEARKLSHPVESYGYRLIEPDGRRMLPDRLAAHGIKGPDVGRIQREGVLDGVFLHDVSETRRGQRFAFVMDTRLCDGVHALAEGCDMLVIESTFLDEDVELAAEYGHLTAAQAARVARDTGVRHLVLTHFSQRYTEPGGTSRTESGGEFERQARAAGFEGELTVAHDLLRVPVPKRR, from the coding sequence GTGTCCGTACGTGAACTGGTCGTCCTCGGCACCGCCAGCCAGGTCCCGACCCGGCACCGCAACCACAACGGCTACCTGCTGCGCTGGGACGGCGAGGGCATCCTGTTCGACCCCGGCGAGGGCACGCAGCGCCAGATGCTGCGCGCCGGGGTCGCCGCCCACGACCTGAACCGGATCTGCGTCACGCACTTCCACGGCGACCACTCACTGGGCCTCGCGGGAGTCATCCAGCGCATCAACCTCGACAAGGTCCCGCACGAGGTCACCGCCCACTACCCGCGCTCCGGGCAACGCTTCTTCAACCGGCTGCGGTACGCCACCGCCTACCGCGAAACGGTCGAGCTGGTCGAGGCACCGGTGGCGTCGGACGGGGTGATCGCCGAGACCGGCGGGTACACCCTGGAGGCCCGCAAGCTCTCCCACCCCGTTGAGTCCTACGGCTACCGCCTCATCGAGCCCGACGGCCGCCGCATGCTGCCCGACCGCCTCGCCGCGCACGGCATCAAGGGGCCGGACGTCGGACGGATCCAACGGGAGGGCGTACTCGACGGCGTCTTTCTCCACGACGTCAGCGAGACGCGCCGCGGCCAGCGGTTCGCGTTCGTCATGGACACCCGGCTGTGCGACGGCGTGCACGCACTGGCCGAGGGCTGCGACATGCTCGTCATCGAGTCGACGTTCCTGGACGAGGACGTCGAACTGGCCGCGGAGTACGGTCACTTGACGGCCGCTCAGGCGGCCCGCGTCGCCCGGGACACCGGCGTACGGCATCTCGTCCTCACCCACTTCAGCCAGCGCTACACCGAGCCTGGGGGCACCTCCCGGACGGAGTCTGGGGGAGAGTTCGAACGGCAGGCACGGGCCGCCGGGTTCGAGGGCGAGCTGACCGTCGCGCACGATCTGCTGCGGGTGCCGGTTCCGAAGCGTCGGTGA
- a CDS encoding histidine triad nucleotide-binding protein — protein sequence MAGEPQDDCLFCKIVAGQIPATIVRETETTVAFRDINPQAPTHVLVIPKAHYENAASLATGAPELAADVLRETQAVADDEKLESYRTIFNTGSGAGQTVWHAHAHVLGGRGLEWPPG from the coding sequence ATGGCAGGGGAACCTCAGGACGACTGTCTGTTCTGCAAGATCGTCGCGGGACAGATCCCGGCGACGATCGTCCGCGAGACCGAGACGACCGTGGCCTTCCGGGACATAAATCCCCAGGCACCCACCCACGTCCTGGTGATTCCGAAAGCGCATTACGAGAACGCCGCCTCCCTCGCCACCGGCGCCCCCGAGCTAGCCGCCGACGTCCTGCGCGAGACCCAGGCCGTCGCCGACGACGAGAAGCTGGAGAGCTACCGCACCATCTTCAACACCGGCAGCGGCGCCGGGCAGACCGTCTGGCACGCCCACGCGCACGTCCTCGGCGGCCGCGGCCTGGAATGGCCCCCCGGGTAA